Below is a genomic region from Azoarcus sp. KH32C.
GAGGAAGGTGACGAGTTCGCCGACCATGATCGGCTGGCGGAACATGACCTGGTCCACCGACAGCGTGACGACATAGCGCGCGGCATAGCGGCTCGCGCAGGCGTAGGCGACCTGGTCGAGGAGCTTGAGCACGGCGCCGCCATGCACCTTGCCGGAAAAGTTGGCCATGTCCGGCGTCATCAGCACGGTCATGGTCAGTTGGTGCGCGGGGAGATCCATGTGGGGGGGTCCGAGGAAAGTTGGGGAGCAGCGCCCGACCTTACCAGGCCGGGCTTTCGCCGGGCTGTCTGTGCGGCCCTGACGGTCGGATCGATTCTGCTCAATTGCCCCGCGGGAGGCAAATCACCAGAACTTCCACCACCATTTCTTCTTCTGCATCGTCGTCTTCACTTCGTCCGACCATTGCACGAGGGCCTGGAAGATGTCCGCAATCCGCAGGATCCTGGCCTCGACGAGCATATGATCGGCCGTGAGCAGCCGCGGGCTTGCCCAAGAAGCCGGGCTAATGCAATTCGATTATGCGCCGCTTGGCCGGAGATATCATCGCGCTGGACTGCCGCGGGAGCGCTGCCTGGGGTATCGTGCGCGGGCCGACAACCGAGGAAGCCTGGATGCCCAAGTTCGCTGCCAACCTGACGATGATGTTCAACGAAGTCCCGTTCCCGGAGCGCTTCGCCGCGGCCGCTCGGGCGGGCTTCGAGGCGGTCGAGTTCCTCTTCCCCTACGAACATCGGCCCGCCGAGGTGGCGCGGTGGCTGAAGGAGAATGGACTCTTCAATGCGCTCTTCAACATGCCGCCTGGCGATTGGAACGCGGGCGAGCGCGGGCTCGCGTCGCTGCCGGGGCGCGAGGAGAAATTCCGGGCTGGCGTTGCGACCGCGCTGGAGTATGCCAGGGCGCTGGGTACGCCTGGTCTGCACGCGATGGCGGGGCTGGTGCCGGACCGCGCGGATCGGGCGGCGCATCGCGCGGTATATGTCGAAAACCTGCGCTATGCGGCCAAAGTGCTGGCGCCGCATGGCATCACGCTGCTGATCGAGCCGATCAACCCGCGCGACATGCCGGGCTATTTTCTGACGACACAGGCGGAGGCCCATGCGATCCGCGAGGAGGTCGGCGAGCCGAACCTGAAGGTGCAGATGGATCTTTATCACGTGCAGATCGTCGAGGGCGACATTGCGACGAAACTCAGGAAGTACGTCGAGCAGGTCGGCCACATCCAGATCGCGGGTGTGCCCTCACGTAATGAGCCGGATGACGGCGAAGTCAATTACCGTTATCTCTTCCGGCTGCTCGACGAGCTTGGTTACATGGGCTGGGTGGGCTGCGAGTATCGTCCGCGGGGCCGCACCGAGGACGGACTGGGGTGGCTGAAGACGCTCTGCGCCTGACCCGGTGGCTGCGTGCAGGCGCTGTTAGTGGAAGTCGCGGCTGCTCGTTTCGAGCTGGCCCAGCCAGGCGCTGAGATCGACGAGCCGCTTGGCGAGCAGATGCACGACGCGGCCTTCGCGCTGGAGCTGGCCATACACGCCGAGCAGGCGCGCACCGAGGAGTTCGCGGCGCTGGCGCTCGGCGAGATCGGCATAGACCACGACGTTGGTCATGCCGGTTTCGTCTTCCAGCGTCACGAAGATCACACCGCCGGCGGTGCCCGGGCGTTGCCGGCCGGTGACGATGCCGGCGGCGCGGGCGAGCGCGCGGTGCTCCATCTCGACGAGGCGGGCCGCAGGCAGGAAGCGCTGCTCGGCGAGGTGCGAGCGCAGCAGCGCCAGTGGATGGCGGCGCAGCGTGAGGCCGGTCGCTGCGTAGTCGGCGACGAGTTCCTCGCACTCGCGCGGGGCCGCCAGCGCGGGCGGCGCCTCCACCAGCGGGACGTCGTCGAAGAGGTCGCCCTGGAGCCGCACGCCGGCGGCCTGCCACGCGGCTTGGCGGCGGTGGCCGGCGAGCGGCGCGAGGGCATCGGCGGCGGCGAGGAGGTCGAGCGCGCGCCGGTCGAGATTTGCGCGCGCGGCGAGATCCTGCACCTCGCGGAAGGGGCGCTCGGCGCGGGCGGCGGCGATGCGCAGTGCGGACGCTTCGGGGAAGCCCTTGATCTCGCGCAGGCCCAGGCGCACGGCCGGGCGCGCGTGCCCCGCCAGCCATTCGAAACCGCTGTCCCAGCCGCTCGCGGTGACATCCACCGGCAGCACCGTGACGTCATGGCGGCGGGCGTCCTGGATCAGCTGGCTGGGCGCGTAGAAGCCCATCGGCTGGCTGTTGAGGAGCCCGCACAGGAAGGCTTCCGGCTCGTGGCGCTTGAGCCAGGCCGAACTGTAGGCGAGCAGCGCGAAACTCGCGGCGTGCGATTCGGGGAAACCGTATTCGCCGAAGCCTTCGATCTGGCGGCACAGCGCCTCGGCAAAGACAGGGTCGTGCTTATTGTCGGCCATCCCCTGGCGCAGCTTTTCCTGGAAGCGCGCGATGTGGCCCTTCTGCCGCCACGAGGCCATCGCCCGGCGCAGCTGGTCAGCCTCGCCGGGCGTGAAGCCGGCCGCGGCGACGGCGAGCGCCATCACCTGCTCCTGGAAGATCGGCACGCCCTCGGTGCGTTCGAGCACGGCGCGGATCTCCGGGGGCATGCGGGCCATCTCGCGCCGGGCCCCTTCCGGGTCGGCGCGGCGGGCGAGGTAGGGATGGACCATGTCGCCCTGGATCGGGCCGGGGCGGACGATCGCGACCTGCACGACGAGGTCGTAGAAGCGGCGCGGCTGCAGGCGCGGCAGCATCGCCATCTGGGCGCGCGATTCGACCTGGAACACCCCGATCGAGTCGGCGCAGCACAGGGCCTCGAAGGTGGCTTCGTCCTTCGCGGGGATGTCCGGCAGACCGAAGGGGTTGCCGCGGCGCTGACTGACGAGCTCCAGGCTGCGGCGGATCACGCTCAGCATGCCCAGCGCCAGCACATCCACCTTCAGGAGTCCGAGGATCTCGATGTCCTCCTTGTCCCACTGGATCACCGAGCGCTCGGCCATCGCGGCGTTTTCGACCGGCACGAGGCGCCCCAGCGCCCCGCGCGAAATCACGAAGCCGCCGATGTGCTGCGAAAGGTGGCGGGGGAAGCCGACGAGCATCTCGGTCAGCGCGATCCACTTCGCGACGCGCGGGCTCTCCGGGGCGAGGCCGATCTCGCGCAATCGCTGCGGCAGCGCCTCGCGCTTGTCCCACCACGCGAGCGAGCCGGCGAGCGCGTCGATCTCCTCCCGGCCGAAACCGAGCGCCCGTCCGACGTCGCGCAGCGCGCCCCGGGTGCGATAGCGGATCACTGTCGCGGCAAGCGCGGCGCGTTCGCGCGTGTACTTTGCGTAGATGTACTGGATGACGGTTTCGCGCCGTTCGTGTTCGAAATCGACGTCGATGTCCGGGGGCTCGTTGCGCTCCTTCGAGAGGAAGCGCTCGAAGAGCAGGCTCGCTCGCATCGGGTCGACCTCGGTGATCCCGAGCGCGTAGCACACCGTCGAATTCGCCGCCGAGCCGCGGCCTTGGCACAGGATGCCTTCGCTGCGGGCGAAGCAGACGATGTCGTACACCGTGAGGAAAAAGGGTTCGTAGTCGAGCTCGGCGATCAGCGTGAGCTCCTTCTCGACGCCGGCAAGGATGCCGTCCGGGGCGCCCGCCGGATAGCGTCTGGCGAGTCCGGCGAAGGTTTCCTGGCGCAGGTAGGAGGCGGCGGTAAAGCCCGGCGGGACGATCTCCTCCGGGTACTCGTAGCGCAGTTCCGCCAGCGAAAACTCGCAGCGCCGGGCGATCTCCAGCGTCTCGGCGAGAAGTTCCGGCGGGTAGAGGCGGGCGAGGCGCAGCGGATGGCGCAGGTGTCGCTCGCCGTTCGGGAAGAACGCGTGGCCGGCATCGAACACGGTTGTCCCGAGACGCAGCGCGGTCAGCATGTCCTGCAGCGGACGGCGGCCGCGCGAATGCATATGGACGTCGCCGCTTGCGACAGGAGGCAGGCCGCAGTCCGCCGCGAGTTCGAGCAGCCGATCCAGACGCGTAGCGTCGTCGGGGCCGGCGTGCAGCTCCACCGCGAGCCATGCCCGCCCGGGGAAGCGCGCCGCGATCCAGCGTCCGTCTTCGGCGTCGGAGGCCTCGTCCGGTAGCCACAGCGCGAGGCAGTCCGGCACGGCGCCGCCGGGCGAGGGGGATTCGAGGTCCCCGCGCAGCAGCCGGTAGCTGCCTTTTTCCGAGCGCCGCCGCGCCAACGTGATCAGCGCCGAGAGGTTGCCGTAGCCTGCACGGTTGCAAGCGAGCAGCACCAGGCGCGCGCCGCAGGCAAGGCGAAACTCGGAGCCGTGGATCAGCTTCAGCGTGAAGTCAGAGCCGCTCTGCCGCGCCGCCTCGTCGAGCTGACGCCACGCATCGAAAGCCCGTACAGCGCCGGCCATCGAGCACTCGTCGGTCAGCGCGAGCGCGGCATAACCCAGCTCATGGGCCTGGGCAACCAGTTCCTCGGGGTGCGACGCGCCGCGCAGGAAGCTGTAGTTCGAAAGGCAATGCAGTTCCGCGTAGGCGGGCAGGGGGTGGGCCATGGCGAATTCCGTCGCATGCCTTCAGGCGAAAAGCCCATGCAGCCACCACGACTGTCCGTCGCGGAAGATCCACAGCCATTCGCCCTGCGGGCTCAGCGCGACGAAGTAGTCCCGTTGCACGTCGCCGAGGCCTTCGCCGCCGTCCCACCAGCCGCTTTCGATCCGTTCGGCGCGTGTCAGCAGGCGCAGCCGACCACCGTGGCAGGGAGCGCCGTTCTCCTCCGTGAGCGGTCGTGGCTGGGGTAGCAGCCACAGCGGGCGGGGACCGGCGGGTGGTTCGCCGGGCCGTGCGGCGGCGGGTTCCGCGACTGGACGGCTCGCCTGCTCGGGTCGATGGTCGGCGACCGCCGTGAGTCCATGCACGGCCTCAGGGCCGAGTCGTGCGCGCAGGCGTTCGACGATCGGCGCGAGGCTTGCCGTGCCCCCCTGGCCGAAGAGCACGGCATTCGTGCCGGGCAGGGGATGGGGTTCGGGTGCCTCCAGCCCCAGGCCGACCACCGGGGCGGCGAGCTCCAGTCGCTCGATGCGTTCGCGCAGCACCCGCTGCAGGCGTTCCGGGTCGCGCGTGGGGCTCGCGAAGCCGAGTTCGAGCCGCGACGGCGGCTGTCCTTCGTGGACCAGGATCAGGTGGCAGTACTGGATGCCGGCGCAGCGCACCGCGAGCCATCCCGCCAGGGCGGCGAGCAGGCGGCTCGCGGCGAACAGCAGGCGGGCCGCGTCCTCGACGCGCGCAGGCAATTCCAGTCCGTCCCGGAAGTGCTCGGGAAAGACGAAGGGCGGGCGCAGGTCGGGGACTTCTCCGAGGGCCTGGGCCAGCAGACCGGGCAGCTCGGGGCCGAAGCGGTGGGCGAGGCCCGCGCGGGGCAGCACCATCAGATCCGCGAGCCGCCGCACGCCGAGCGTGGTGAGCCGGCCGGCAGTGCGCTCCGGCACGGCCAGCACGCCGATCGGCAGGGGGGCGATGGTGGCGCGCAGCTTGGTGTCATCGACGAGCGTGGGCGGCATGCCGTCCACCGGCGCACAGCGGGCGAGCCACTGCGCCGCGAGCGGCGTGGGCGCGAGTCCCCACTGGCGGGCGAAGCCCTGCTCGGCGTAGCTCGCGGCGATCCGCGTGAGCAGGGGCGGCAGTCCACCGAAGAGGCGCAGGCAGCCGCCGATCTCGAGCAGCAGTTCGTCCGGCGGGGCGAGGCTCACCTGGGGCGTGAATTCCCCGGCCGCGCAGGCAAGGCGGTTCAGCGCGGCGGCTTCCCCGGCGAGATCGCGTTCGCGTCCGATCAAGCCGGGGACGAGGCCCAGCGCACCCGCGAGCCGCATCCCTTGACGCACGCCGGCGGCGACCGCGGCCTCGTCCGCCACGGCCACCCGGCCGCGCTGCAGGGCGACGGCCGGCGGCGGCAGGGAGAGGGTTTCCACCGCCAGGCGGGGAAAGCGCAGGGCGAGCCAGAGCATGGTCACGAGACCGGCGTGGGGTGGAGGACGGTCGGCGTCATCCGGCGCACCGCGCGCCGTATCGTTCTCACCGGCCGCTTCACCGTCAGGATCAGCGGCGCGGCCAAAGGTGGGCCGCGCCGCTTGAACAGCGTGACGGCGAGCCCGCCGGGAGCAGCGTCGAGGGCGAGGCGCAACGGCGCTGGCGACGCCGTGCCGGCCTGAGCCGCCGGGCGGAACAGGTAGACCGGCCCGGGGTGGGATTCGCTCGCGAGCTGCAGACGCCGCAGTTGTCGGGTGTCGACCTCGGGCAGCCAAGCGAGCAGCCCCGCTAGCGCGCCGCTCGCAAGGAGTTGCTCGCAGGCCCATGCCGCCTCCTGGCCCTCGGCCCGGACTACCAGCAGGCGCTCCAGCGGCAGCCCGGCCGCCTGCCAGGCCGGTGCATGCAGCGGCCAGGGCGGCGACACCGCCGCGACCCAGCCATCCTCCGCGACCAGCCCTGCCAGTGCGGGCAGCAGCAGCGTGAGCTCGCCGATGCCCTGGCGGGCCTGGAAAACCTCGGTCAGCTCACCCCGGGGCCATCCGCCTCCGGGCAGCACCGCGTCCAGTGCTGGAAAACCGCTCGCCACGCCCGACACTGAAGACGTGGCCAGCCGCGCGCCCGACCAGAGGTCCGAGCGCTGAAGACTTTGCAGCAGGGTGGAGGCGGGCAGGGACATGCCGGGAGGCGAAGCGGGTGGTTAATAACTGTAATTTTATACAGTCTTTAAGTCCGCGCAAGACGAATCCGAGGGAGTGAGTTGATGTTGATGTCATTTCTCTGCTCAGTCGTCGCCCTGATCTGCCATCTCCGGAAAGAGCACGTCCGTGAAACCGAAGCGCGTGAAGTCCCGCACCCGCATCGGGAAGAGCACGCCGTTCAGGTGATCGCACTCATGCTGCACGACCCGTGCGTGAAAGCCTTCCGCTTCGCGATCGATCGGATTGCCTGCCGGGTCGAAGCCCTGATAACGAATCCGGCGATGACGGGGCACGACGCCACGCAGCCCCGGGACCGAGAGGCAGCCCTCCCAGCCTTCCTCCTCCGTTTCGTCGAGCACGGTGATGACCGGATTGACGAGGATGGTGCGTGGCACCGGCGGCGCATCCGGGTAGCGCTCGCTGCGCTCGAAGCCGAAGATCACGACCTGCAGCCCCACACCGATCTGCGGCGCGGCGAGCCCCACGCCACCTGCCGCGGCCATCGTGTCGAACATGTCCCCGATCAGCGCGTCGAGGTCCGCCGTGCCGAATTCAACGACCGGCGACGCCGCTTGCAGAAGACGCGAATCGCCCATCTTGAGCAGTGGTCTGACGGCCATCCCCGCTTTCCTCATATGGATCGAACTGAAGATTATCCCGTCTTCCGCGGCTCCGTGTCGGCTGTCCGCGTGTCGGGAGTCACTTGCGTTTCAGATCGCCCCACCCTCCCTGAGCGCCTGGATCGCCGTCGCGTCGTAGCCGAGCGTACCGAGTACCGCGTCGGTGTGCTCGCCCAAGGCCGGGCCGAGTGACTCCGCCGCGCCCGGCGTCACCGAGAGCTTGGGCACGATGCCCGGCATGCGGCACGAGCGCCCGTCGGGCAAGGTCACCGTCTGCAACATCTCGCGCGCGAGGAATTGCGGATCCGCGAACATGTCCGCGACCGAATAGATGCGTGACGCCGGCACCCCGGCCGCGGCGAGCGCCTCCAGCACGGCGGCCTCGTCGTGATCGGCAACCCAGGCATCGATCAGCGCGTAGATCTCCTCGCGCCGCGCGTCCCGCCCCGCGTTGTCCGCAAGCGCGGGGTCTTCGGCGAGATCGTCGCGGCCCATGGTCTGCATCAGCCGGCGGAAGATCGCATCGCCGTTTGCGCCGATCGCCACGTGCTTGCCGTCCTTCGTGGTGTGGGTATTCGACGGCGTGATGCCGGGCATGATGTTGCCGGTGCGCTCGCGCACGAAGCCGAACACGTCGAACTCCGGCACCAGCGACTCCATCATCGCGAACACCGCCTCGTACAACGCCACGTCCACCACCTGCCCGCGGCCGCCATTCACCTCCTTGTGGCGCAGCGCCATCAGCGCACCGAGCGCCCCCCACAGCGCGGCAATCGAATCGCCGATCGAGATGCCGGTCTTGACCGGCGGCCGGTCCGGAAAACCCGTCACATAGCGCAGCCCGCCCATCGACTCTCCGATCGCGCCGAACCCCGGTTGCTGCGCCATCGGCCCGGTCTGACCGAAACCCGACAAGCGCAGCATGACGAGGCCCGGATTGATCGCCGACAGCGCCTCCCAGCCGAGGCCGAGCTTCTCCAGCACGCCGGGGCGAAAATTCTCGACCACGATGTCAGCCCTGGCCACCAGCTTGCGCACCACCTCCACGCCGTCGGGGTGCTTGAGGTTCACCGTCACCGACTTCTTGTTGCGCGACTGCAGGAACCACCACAGCGAGGTCCCTTCGTAGAGCTTGCGCCACTTGCGCAGTGGATCGCCACCGTCGGGCGATTCGATCTTGATCACCTCTGCGCCGAACTCGCCGAGAATTCGCGCCGCGAAGGGGCCGGCGATCAGCGTGCCGAGCTCGACGACCTTGATGCCGGCGAGAGGTTTGGGGGTGGTGCTCATTGCGTGGCGTTCCTCGTTCGTTGGCGGACGGACTTGGCCGGGAGCACGAAGGGTACCGCCATTTCTGGCTTGGCGTGGTGTCCCGCGAAGTGGGGGATGCTGGCCCACGCCGAGGTGTCGGCGAGTGTGGTGCCGAAATCATCGTCGTAGGTGTAATCGTCGTACCAATGCAACGCCGGCGAGTAGAATCGCCCGGTGGCCAGACCTCGACCGAAAAGCAAAAAGCCCAGCCGGTGAGGGCTGGGCTTTCGCTGGAAATCGTGGTGGTGATGGGCAGAATCGAACTGCCGACCTATGGGTTATGAATCCATCGCTCTAACCGTCTGAGCTACATCACCGCCTGAGCCTGCTAATATAGCGGTTCAGGAAACTCTGCGTCAACATGCAACGATGAAGAAACTTTACATCCGCACTTTCGGTTGCCAGATGAACGAGTACGATTCCGACAAGATGGCGGACGTGCTCGGGGCGACCGAGGAACTGGTCAAGACCGACAACCCGGAAGAAGCGGACGTGATCCTCTTCAATACCTGCTCGGTGCGCGAGAAGGCGCAGGAGCGGGTGTTTCACGACCTCGGCCGGGTCAAGCACCTCAAGCAGGCGAATCCGAACCTGATCATCGGCGTTGGAGGCTGTGTCGCGAGCCAGGAGGGTGCGGCGATCGTCGCACGCGCGCCCTACGTCGACGTCGTGTTCGGACCGCAGACCCTGCATCGCCTGCCGCAGTTGATCGCCGAGCGCCGCTACAGCGGCAAGTCGCAGGTCGACATCTCCTTCCCCGAGATCGAAAAATTCGACAACCTGCCACCCGCCCGCGTCGAAGGCTCGAGTGCCTTCGTGTCGATCATGGAAGGCTGCTCGAAGTACTGCACCTACTGCGTCGTGCCCTATACGCGCGGCGAGGAAGTGTCGCGCCCGCTGGAGGATGTCCTGACCGAGGTCGCCGGACTCGCGGACCAGGGCGTCAAGGAAGTCACGCTGCTCGGGCAGAACGTCAATGCCTGGCGCGGGCCCTACACGCGCGACGGTTCGGACATCGGCGACTTCGCCTTCCTGCTCGAATGCGTCTCCGAGATCCCCGGCATCGAGCGCATCCGCTACACGACCTCGCACCCGCGCGAGATGACGCCGCGCATGTTCGAAGCCTACGCGAAGCTCCCGAAGCTCGTGAGCCACCTGCACCTGCCGGTCCAGTCCGGCTCGGACCGCATCCTCGCGGCGATGAAGCGCGGCTATTCGATCCTCGAATTCAAGTCGGTGGTGCGGAAGCTCCGCGCCGCGCGGCCCGATCTGTCGCTGTCCTCGGACTTCATCGTCGGCTTCCCCGGCGAGACCGAGGAGGATTTCGAGAAGACGATGAAGCTGATCGAGGAGGTCGGTTTCGACGCTTCCTTCAGCTTCGTCTTCAGCCCGCGCCCGGGTACGCCAGCGGCCGATCTGGAAGATCCGGTGCCGCAGGAAACCAAGCTGCGCTGGCTCGCGCGCCTGCAGAAGCGCATCGACGAGCAGGCGCAGGCGATCAGCCGCGCGATGGTCGGGCGCGTCGAGCGCGTGCTGGTCGAAGGCACGTCGCGCAAGGACGAGAACGAGCTCGCCGGCCGCACCGACAACAACCGCGTCGTCAATTTCGCCGGCAATCCGCGCCTGATCGGGCAGTTTGTCGACGTGGCGATCACCGCCGCGCTGCCGCATAGCCTGCGCGGTGAGATCGTCACGCGGGAGATCTGAATGGGGCGTCCCCTTGAAGTGGTGCTCGAGCCGCTCGACAACGAGCGCCTGGCGAATCTGTGCGGCGCGCTCGACGACAATCTGCGTCAGATCGAGACCGCCTACGACGTGACCATTGCCCGCCGCGGCGAACGTTTCACGCTGCAGGGCGGGGCGGCGCAGACCCAGCTCGCGGCGAAGGCCTTGCACGAGTTCTACGAACAGGCCGACGAGCACCTGAGCGTGGACGACATCCAGCTCGGCCTGATCGAGCTCGCCAACCGCCGCGCGTCCGACGCGCGCGCGCCTGCGCTGATGACACGCAAGACGGAACTCCACGGCCGCACGCCGCGCCAGGTCGACTACCTGAAGAACATCCAGGCGCACGACATCACCTTCGGCATCGGCCCGGCGGGCACCGGCAAGACCTACCTCGCCGTCGCCAGCGCCGTCGATGCCTTCGAGCGCCAACTCGTCGAGCGCATCATCCTGACGCGCCCCGCGGTCGAAGCGGGCGAACGGCTCGGCTTCCTGCCGGGCGACCTCGCGCAGAAGGTCGACCCCTACCTGCGCCCGCTCTACGACGCGCTCTACGACCTGATGGGCTTCGACCGCGTCGCCAAGCTCTTTGAGCGCGGCAGCATCGAGATCGCGCCGCTCGCCTTCATGCGCGGGCGCACGCTCAACCACGCCTTCATCATCCTCGACGAGGCGCAGAACACGACGCCCGAGCAGATGAAGATGTTCCTCACGCGTATCGGCATCGGCGCGAAGGCGGTCGTCACCGGCGACCTCACGCAGGTCGACCTGCCGCGCGGCCACCGCAGCGGGCTCCTCGAAGCGCGCGAAGTGCTCGCCGCGGTGCGCGGCATCGCCTTCACCGAATTCCAGAAGGAAGACGTCGTGCGCCACCCGCTCGTCGCGCGCATCGTCGAAGCCTACGACAACCAGGCGGCCCGCGCCGCGCAAGCCGCCCTTGCGGCGAAGAAGGAGCAGGGCGCTTGACCTCCGCTACACCGCAGCTCGACCTCACGATCCAGAAAGCCATCGGCAAGGCCAATCGCGACAGCGCACCGTCGTCACACGACATTCGCCGCTGGGCGCTCGCCGCGCTGCAGGGCGACGCCGAAGTCACGGTACGCCTCGTCGGCGCTGTCGAAGGGCGCGAGCTCAACCGCGATTTCCGCGGCAAGGATTACGCCACCAACGTGCTGACCTTCGTCTATGGTGAGGGTGAGGCCCTGCTGCAGGAAGTGGAAATGCCGCTCACCGGCGACCTCGTGCTGTGCGTACCGGTGGTGGTGCGCGAGGCCGCCGAGCAAGGCAAGCCGCTGGAAGCCCACTTTGCCCATCTGGTCGTGCACGGGATGTTGCACCTTCAAGGCTATGATCACGAGGTCGCCGGCGAGGCCGAAGAGATGGAAGCGCTCGAAACCCGTATCCTGGCCACGCTCGGCTATCCTGACCCTTACGCCTGACCGCCGCATTTCCACGCCATCGAATCCATGGACGCCTCGTCACCCCGACCTAGCCTGCTCGAACGCCTTTCCGCCCTGCTGACGCGCGCCCCCGAAGACCGCGAGGAACTCGTCGCGCTGCTGCATTCCGCCTTCGAGCGCGAAGTGCTCGACGCCGATGCGCTGTCGATCATCGAAGGGGCGTTGCAGATGTCCGAACTGCAGGTCGGCGACGTGATGATCCCGCGTTCGCAGATGGACGTGATCCGGATCGACGATCCGATCGAAAGCATCGTCCGTCACGTGATCGACACCGGTCATTCGCGCTTTCCCGTGATCGGCGAAGGCAAGGACGACATCGTCGGCATCTTTCTCGCGAAGGACCTGCTGCGCTACTTCGCCGGCCGCTCCTTCGACCTGCGCGCGGCGCTGCGGCCCGCGGTATTCGTGCCCGAGACCAAGCGCCTGAACGTGCTGCTGCGCGAATTCCGCATCAGTCGCAACCACATGGCGATCGTCGTCGATGAATACGGCAGCATCGCCGGGCTCGCCACCATCGAGGACGTCCTCGAACAGATCGTCGGCGACATCGAGGACGAATACGACGAGTTCGAACCCAGCGGCAACATCGAGCTCGACCAGGACGGCCGCTACCGCGTGCAGGCCGTCACCGAAATTTCCGAATTCAATGCCGCTTTCGGCACCGTGTTCAGCGATGCCGAGGTCGACACCGTGGGCGGGCTCGTCATCCGTGAGCTCGGCCGCGTACCACACCGTGGCGAGGTCGTCCTGCTCGACGGACTGCGCGTCACGGCGCTGCGCGTCGACGGCCGGCGCCTGCAGACCTTGCTCGTGCAGCCGGTCGGGCAGCAGTACGAGGCGGTCGAGGAGTGAGCGGGCCGGCGGTGTTGTCGTCCGGCGAGGCCGGCGTGTCGTCGCGTCCCGGCCTGCTGTACTTCGTCGCCGCGATGCTCGCGGGGGCCGTAGCTACGTTCGCCTTTGCCCCGTTCGACGTCTACGTCCTCGCGCCCGTCGCCCTCGCAGTCCTGGCTGCGATGTCGCGTCGCGTGCAGGGCGCCCGCGCGACGGCCGCGCTCGGCTTCGCGTGGGGGCTCGGCACCTTTCTCGTGGGCGTGTCCTGGCTCTACGTCGCGCTCAACCGTTACGGCGGAATGCCGATGCCCTTCGCGGCGCTGGCGATCCTGCTCCTCTGCGCCTATCTGGCCCTCTTCCCGGCATTGGCACTCGGCCTCTTCGGGCGATTCGCCTCGGGCGGCACCGCGCGCCGCGCCGCGCTGTTCGCGGGGTTGTGGGCCGCGTCGGAGATCCTGCGCGGCTGGCTTTTCACTGGTTTCCCGTGGCTTGCGATCGGGTATTCGCAGACCCCACCGAGTCCGTTTGCGGGCTTCCTGCCCGTCCTCGGCGTATACGGCGTCGGCGCGCTGCTGGCCTTTTGCGCGGCGATGGCCGGGCTCTCCGAGTGGCGCAATGGCCGTTCCGCGGGGCTGACGCTGGCGGTCCTCACGCTGATCGTCGGTGCCGGGACGGGGCTGAGATCCGTCGGGTGGACAGCGCCGACAGGCGAGCCGATCCAGGTCGCGCTCGTGCAGACCAACGTCGAGCAAGGCCTCAAGTGGCGGCCCGAAACCCTCGCCGAGCAACTCGATAGCAACGCACGCCTCGCATTGGCGAAGCGCGCCGACTTGGTCGTGCTGCCCGAGACGACGGTGCCGATGCTCGCCGACCGGCTGCCCCGGGGCTACGTCGAGGAGCTCGCAGCCCAGATCCGTTCCCGCGGCGGTGACCTCGTCCTTGGCGTGTTCCTGCG
It encodes:
- a CDS encoding CaiB/BaiF CoA-transferase family protein is translated as MSTTPKPLAGIKVVELGTLIAGPFAARILGEFGAEVIKIESPDGGDPLRKWRKLYEGTSLWWFLQSRNKKSVTVNLKHPDGVEVVRKLVARADIVVENFRPGVLEKLGLGWEALSAINPGLVMLRLSGFGQTGPMAQQPGFGAIGESMGGLRYVTGFPDRPPVKTGISIGDSIAALWGALGALMALRHKEVNGGRGQVVDVALYEAVFAMMESLVPEFDVFGFVRERTGNIMPGITPSNTHTTKDGKHVAIGANGDAIFRRLMQTMGRDDLAEDPALADNAGRDARREEIYALIDAWVADHDEAAVLEALAAAGVPASRIYSVADMFADPQFLAREMLQTVTLPDGRSCRMPGIVPKLSVTPGAAESLGPALGEHTDAVLGTLGYDATAIQALREGGAI
- the miaB gene encoding tRNA (N6-isopentenyl adenosine(37)-C2)-methylthiotransferase MiaB, translating into MKKLYIRTFGCQMNEYDSDKMADVLGATEELVKTDNPEEADVILFNTCSVREKAQERVFHDLGRVKHLKQANPNLIIGVGGCVASQEGAAIVARAPYVDVVFGPQTLHRLPQLIAERRYSGKSQVDISFPEIEKFDNLPPARVEGSSAFVSIMEGCSKYCTYCVVPYTRGEEVSRPLEDVLTEVAGLADQGVKEVTLLGQNVNAWRGPYTRDGSDIGDFAFLLECVSEIPGIERIRYTTSHPREMTPRMFEAYAKLPKLVSHLHLPVQSGSDRILAAMKRGYSILEFKSVVRKLRAARPDLSLSSDFIVGFPGETEEDFEKTMKLIEEVGFDASFSFVFSPRPGTPAADLEDPVPQETKLRWLARLQKRIDEQAQAISRAMVGRVERVLVEGTSRKDENELAGRTDNNRVVNFAGNPRLIGQFVDVAITAALPHSLRGEIVTREI
- a CDS encoding PhoH family protein; translation: MGRPLEVVLEPLDNERLANLCGALDDNLRQIETAYDVTIARRGERFTLQGGAAQTQLAAKALHEFYEQADEHLSVDDIQLGLIELANRRASDARAPALMTRKTELHGRTPRQVDYLKNIQAHDITFGIGPAGTGKTYLAVASAVDAFERQLVERIILTRPAVEAGERLGFLPGDLAQKVDPYLRPLYDALYDLMGFDRVAKLFERGSIEIAPLAFMRGRTLNHAFIILDEAQNTTPEQMKMFLTRIGIGAKAVVTGDLTQVDLPRGHRSGLLEAREVLAAVRGIAFTEFQKEDVVRHPLVARIVEAYDNQAARAAQAALAAKKEQGA
- the ybeY gene encoding rRNA maturation RNase YbeY, whose amino-acid sequence is MTSATPQLDLTIQKAIGKANRDSAPSSHDIRRWALAALQGDAEVTVRLVGAVEGRELNRDFRGKDYATNVLTFVYGEGEALLQEVEMPLTGDLVLCVPVVVREAAEQGKPLEAHFAHLVVHGMLHLQGYDHEVAGEAEEMEALETRILATLGYPDPYA
- a CDS encoding HlyC/CorC family transporter, giving the protein MDASSPRPSLLERLSALLTRAPEDREELVALLHSAFEREVLDADALSIIEGALQMSELQVGDVMIPRSQMDVIRIDDPIESIVRHVIDTGHSRFPVIGEGKDDIVGIFLAKDLLRYFAGRSFDLRAALRPAVFVPETKRLNVLLREFRISRNHMAIVVDEYGSIAGLATIEDVLEQIVGDIEDEYDEFEPSGNIELDQDGRYRVQAVTEISEFNAAFGTVFSDAEVDTVGGLVIRELGRVPHRGEVVLLDGLRVTALRVDGRRLQTLLVQPVGQQYEAVEE
- the lnt gene encoding apolipoprotein N-acyltransferase, translated to MLAGAVATFAFAPFDVYVLAPVALAVLAAMSRRVQGARATAALGFAWGLGTFLVGVSWLYVALNRYGGMPMPFAALAILLLCAYLALFPALALGLFGRFASGGTARRAALFAGLWAASEILRGWLFTGFPWLAIGYSQTPPSPFAGFLPVLGVYGVGALLAFCAAMAGLSEWRNGRSAGLTLAVLTLIVGAGTGLRSVGWTAPTGEPIQVALVQTNVEQGLKWRPETLAEQLDSNARLALAKRADLVVLPETTVPMLADRLPRGYVEELAAQIRSRGGDLVLGVFLRDAGEHIYNAALSLGRSPSQTYAKQHLVPFGEYSPPLFGWFYRLADIPMSDQTRGAPNQPPLRLGDQRVAVNICYEDLFGRELIRSLPEATLMLNMSNLAWYGDSFAQPQHLQIARVRALETGRPMLRSTNTGMTAVVQPDGRVTEVLPAFEQGILSASVRGYQGLTPYGRWGDAAALLLALAAISASVLPALRRRKKG